The Pedobacter roseus genome contains a region encoding:
- a CDS encoding carboxypeptidase-like regulatory domain-containing protein, which produces MSSSFKIQIANPCKEQWELMQPHANGKFCGSCQKSVIDFTNFTDAELKRWFSENKGKNCGRLKPEQLDRLISAKDNYTLGRFKPSLIAASLLAFLSFPKLSDAKVIKPPFSQTERYHSSTAFEKKTEILADTLKTIKGRVIDKDDKQPLPSVSVMVNQRLAFASTDEKGNFEIKLPSDFDDKNCTLTITYIGYKPLYSTVNLSTNKILNLELRASSEIMGDIVITRTPFWKRVYYKTRNQLRDINPLYTRKN; this is translated from the coding sequence ATGAGCTCTAGTTTTAAAATTCAGATTGCTAATCCATGCAAAGAACAATGGGAATTGATGCAGCCACATGCAAATGGTAAATTTTGTGGTTCATGTCAAAAATCAGTTATTGATTTTACCAATTTTACGGACGCAGAGCTGAAGCGTTGGTTTAGTGAAAACAAAGGGAAGAACTGTGGAAGGTTAAAACCGGAGCAACTTGACCGTTTAATCAGTGCAAAAGATAATTATACGCTCGGTAGATTTAAACCAAGCCTGATCGCCGCATCTTTATTGGCTTTTTTGAGTTTTCCTAAGTTGAGCGATGCCAAAGTAATAAAACCGCCTTTCAGTCAAACAGAACGATACCACAGTAGCACTGCTTTTGAAAAGAAAACAGAGATTCTAGCTGATACCTTAAAAACAATAAAAGGCAGGGTGATAGATAAAGATGATAAACAGCCACTTCCTTCAGTATCTGTTATGGTAAACCAGCGGTTAGCTTTTGCTTCTACTGATGAAAAAGGAAACTTTGAGATTAAATTGCCTTCAGATTTTGATGATAAAAACTGTACTTTAACCATCACTTATATTGGTTATAAGCCATTATATTCAACTGTAAATTTATCTACTAATAAAATACTTAACCTTGAATTACGTGCTAGTAGCGAAATTATGGGAGATATTGTTATTACCAGAACGCCGTTTTGGAAGAGGGTATATTACAAAACAAGGAATCAGCTACGGGATATCAACCCGTTGTATACCAGAAAAAATTAG
- a CDS encoding peptidase associated/transthyretin-like domain-containing protein gives MPSKFKIQISNPCQEQWELMLPHDNGKFCGSCQKSVIDFTNFTDAELKRWFSENKGKSCGRLKPEQLDRYIGGRKNHPIFKAFKPGLIAASILTFLSIPKFTYAKHAEVLEKVTEVQYEKVLDDQVGEYTFIKGRVYDQDGIGLNHINIVLKEQNIDVKTAADGSFYIKIKKPKNRTISELIFTSNAFETKKSFFLLGEEKEISVVLQPAMQMDLTNQIVMDNLSEQLVGRLGGISIKTTVTRRIVSSVINIFR, from the coding sequence ATGCCATCTAAATTTAAAATTCAAATCTCTAATCCTTGTCAAGAACAATGGGAATTGATGCTGCCGCATGACAATGGGAAGTTTTGTGGTTCATGTCAAAAATCAGTTATTGATTTTACCAATTTTACGGACGCAGAGCTGAAACGTTGGTTTAGTGAAAACAAAGGGAAGAGCTGTGGAAGGTTAAAACCGGAGCAACTTGATCGCTATATCGGTGGTAGAAAAAATCATCCAATTTTCAAAGCTTTTAAACCTGGTTTAATTGCGGCTTCAATTTTAACCTTTTTAAGTATTCCTAAATTTACTTATGCAAAACATGCTGAAGTATTAGAAAAAGTAACCGAAGTACAATATGAAAAAGTTTTGGATGATCAGGTAGGGGAATATACTTTTATAAAAGGGAGAGTGTACGACCAGGATGGTATAGGTTTAAATCATATCAATATAGTATTAAAGGAGCAAAATATTGATGTGAAAACAGCAGCAGACGGTTCATTTTATATTAAAATTAAAAAACCAAAAAATAGAACAATCTCGGAGTTAATCTTTACTTCAAATGCTTTTGAAACAAAAAAAAGTTTTTTCCTTTTAGGTGAGGAAAAAGAAATCTCAGTAGTGTTACAACCTGCAATGCAAATGGATTTAACAAATCAGATAGTGATGGATAATTTAAGCGAGCAATTGGTTGGAAGGCTTGGAGGCATTTCGATAAAAACAACGGTAACCAGGAGAATTGTAAGTTCTGTTATCAATATTTTTAGATAA
- a CDS encoding WD40 repeat domain-containing protein, translating into MLKYLKTLSGHQNPVYALANADEDGIFFSAGNDKGVVEWSLLNMAFVKVKMPVQSSVYCLHYYNEQLFVGERSGAFSVYDLKEQKVILRINAHTKPIFDIQTVKSKNELLTTGEDGTVAVWSLNDFKEIYRFQVAYDTVRAIAISLNENEVAFGCKDHLIRIYNLADYSLKQSIEGHSLPVTSLAYHPTGKYLISGSRDAQLKIWDLPNYELRETVPAHLFTVYNIAFHPTLPYFATSSQDKSIKLWDAENFKLYKILSLEKTGIGHTHSINKIIWSHDGKYLISTGDDRQVMVWEMES; encoded by the coding sequence ATGCTTAAATACTTAAAAACACTTTCTGGCCATCAAAACCCTGTTTACGCTTTAGCCAACGCTGATGAAGACGGCATATTTTTTAGCGCTGGAAATGATAAGGGCGTGGTAGAGTGGTCGCTACTTAACATGGCTTTTGTGAAGGTTAAAATGCCGGTACAAAGCTCTGTTTATTGCCTTCATTACTACAATGAGCAATTATTTGTTGGAGAACGGAGTGGCGCTTTTAGTGTTTACGACCTAAAAGAACAAAAGGTAATTTTAAGGATTAATGCGCATACTAAACCTATTTTCGATATACAAACGGTAAAAAGTAAAAATGAGCTTTTAACAACAGGAGAAGATGGTACTGTTGCGGTTTGGTCGTTGAATGACTTTAAGGAAATTTACCGTTTTCAGGTAGCTTACGATACGGTGAGGGCCATTGCAATTTCTCTAAACGAAAATGAGGTAGCTTTTGGCTGTAAGGATCACCTGATCAGGATTTATAACCTGGCAGATTATAGTTTAAAACAATCGATCGAAGGGCATTCATTACCTGTAACCTCATTGGCTTATCACCCAACAGGCAAATACCTGATTTCGGGGAGCAGGGATGCCCAGTTAAAAATATGGGATTTGCCTAATTATGAACTCAGAGAAACCGTTCCGGCACACCTATTTACCGTGTATAATATTGCCTTCCATCCTACTCTGCCCTATTTTGCAACCAGCAGTCAGGATAAAAGCATTAAACTTTGGGATGCAGAAAACTTTAAACTCTATAAAATATTAAGTCTGGAAAAAACTGGGATTGGCCATACCCATTCTATCAATAAAATTATTTGGAGCCATGATGGCAAATACTTGATTTCTACAGGTGATGACAGGCAGGTAATGGTTTGGGAAATGGAAAGCTAA